From the Gordonia bronchialis DSM 43247 genome, one window contains:
- a CDS encoding GAF domain-containing sensor histidine kinase: MRDSGLRDALDAVARHGADDPSLMRDLLEAVLVVGQGLDLDDALQRIVEVAVGVVDARYGALGVRGPDGDLRAFVYTGITPAQRAQMGHLPVGRGVLGVLMDDPHILRIPDLAQHPASVGFPPNHPPMTTFLGAPVIIRGSIFGRLYLTEKRSADAFTELDETLIAVLAVAAGIAVDNSQLFERARTRHRWMQVVARRGSEPLAGIALSDTMSRLCDDVAELVGAVDVFIVTDEGGTAQIRGHTGAATDPETFDSPTVTSLTVQPAGEISPSLVRRGALWTTVQPLQRAAGAFGWILITHRDRPHWEPEEMAGLAGVAEVASLAVVYAEQQQVARDLEVLEDRHRIARDLHDHVIQRLFAVGMSVQTLLAHAAAGTAPDPDQVNERLEQISTDLDRTIAQIRTSIFDLQTIPGQHDTSTLRRRVLDIVSELSVHAPISPSVSFDGPVDTVVPESLGPHIDAVLREGLSNALRHAHAEHIGVSVSADDVLTVEITDDGVGIGTDVTYRGLDNLTRRADECDGNFTVVTTPRRARHPGGTTLTWSVPLAAG; encoded by the coding sequence ATGCGGGACAGCGGTTTACGTGATGCTCTGGACGCGGTTGCAAGGCACGGAGCCGACGACCCGAGCCTGATGCGCGACCTACTCGAGGCCGTCCTGGTGGTCGGGCAGGGACTCGATCTCGACGATGCGCTGCAACGGATCGTCGAGGTGGCCGTCGGGGTGGTCGATGCGCGCTATGGTGCGCTCGGTGTCCGCGGACCCGACGGCGACCTGCGCGCCTTCGTCTACACCGGCATCACCCCCGCGCAGCGGGCGCAGATGGGTCACCTGCCGGTCGGGCGCGGCGTGCTCGGGGTGTTGATGGACGATCCGCATATTCTCCGGATCCCGGACCTCGCACAGCATCCCGCCTCCGTCGGCTTCCCGCCGAACCACCCGCCGATGACCACGTTCCTGGGCGCTCCGGTCATCATCCGCGGGTCCATCTTCGGACGGCTGTACCTGACCGAGAAGCGATCGGCGGACGCGTTCACCGAACTCGACGAGACGCTGATCGCCGTGCTGGCCGTCGCCGCCGGCATCGCGGTGGACAACTCGCAACTCTTCGAGCGGGCCCGCACCCGGCACCGCTGGATGCAGGTGGTGGCCCGGCGGGGTTCGGAACCACTCGCCGGTATCGCCTTGTCCGACACCATGTCCCGGCTCTGTGACGACGTGGCCGAACTCGTCGGCGCGGTGGATGTGTTCATCGTCACCGACGAGGGGGGCACGGCGCAGATCCGGGGACACACCGGCGCGGCGACCGACCCGGAGACCTTCGACAGCCCGACGGTGACCTCGCTGACGGTACAACCCGCGGGGGAGATCTCACCGTCGCTGGTGCGCCGCGGTGCGCTGTGGACCACCGTGCAGCCGCTGCAACGGGCCGCCGGGGCGTTCGGCTGGATACTGATCACCCACCGCGATCGGCCGCACTGGGAGCCCGAGGAGATGGCGGGTCTCGCGGGTGTGGCCGAGGTGGCCTCGCTGGCCGTCGTCTACGCCGAGCAGCAGCAGGTGGCCCGCGACTTGGAAGTCCTGGAGGACCGGCACCGAATCGCCCGCGACCTGCACGACCACGTGATCCAGAGATTGTTCGCCGTCGGCATGTCGGTGCAGACGCTGCTGGCCCACGCCGCGGCCGGAACCGCCCCCGACCCCGATCAGGTCAACGAACGACTCGAACAGATCTCGACCGATCTCGACCGCACGATCGCGCAGATCCGGACGTCGATCTTCGACCTGCAGACCATTCCCGGACAGCACGACACCTCGACCCTGCGCCGCCGCGTCCTCGACATCGTCTCCGAACTGTCGGTGCACGCACCGATCTCGCCGAGCGTGTCCTTCGACGGGCCGGTGGACACCGTGGTCCCCGAATCGCTGGGCCCGCACATCGATGCCGTGCTGCGCGAAGGACTGAGCAACGCGCTGCGCCACGCGCACGCCGAACACATCGGGGTGTCGGTGAGCGCCGACGACGTCCTGACCGTCGAGATCACCGACGACGGTGTGGGTATCGGCACCGACGTCACCTACCGCGGGCTGGACAACCTGACCCGCCGCGCCGACGAGTGCGACGGGAACTTCACCGTCGTGACCACCCCGCGGCGCGCCCGCCACCCCGGCGGGACCACGCTGACGTGGTCGGTGCCGCTGGCGGCCGGTTGA
- a CDS encoding response regulator encodes MSADTPVRAFLVDDHELVRRGLRDLLGTAGDIEVVGEAASVREAKVGISATTPDVAVLDVRLPDGNGVELCRDVRAANPSIHCLMLTSYADDDALLAAVLAGASGFVLKQILGHNLVAAVRTVGRGGSLLDDRSTAALLAKLRDGKDRPDPLAELTSQEREVFNLIGEGMTNRQIAERMFLAEKTIKNYVSRILAKLDMQRRTQVAVMATKLRDGKTP; translated from the coding sequence ATGTCAGCCGATACGCCCGTGCGCGCCTTCCTCGTCGACGATCACGAGCTGGTCCGCCGCGGGCTACGCGATCTGCTCGGTACGGCCGGTGACATCGAGGTCGTGGGCGAGGCCGCGTCGGTGCGCGAGGCGAAGGTCGGTATCAGCGCCACCACACCCGATGTGGCCGTCCTCGACGTCCGTCTGCCCGACGGGAACGGTGTCGAGCTGTGCCGTGACGTCCGCGCCGCCAATCCGTCCATCCACTGCCTGATGCTGACCAGCTACGCCGACGACGACGCACTGCTCGCCGCGGTCCTGGCCGGCGCCTCCGGGTTCGTGCTCAAACAGATCCTCGGCCACAACCTGGTGGCCGCGGTGCGCACGGTGGGACGCGGCGGTTCGCTGCTCGACGACCGGAGTACGGCCGCCCTGCTGGCCAAGCTCCGCGACGGCAAGGACCGGCCCGACCCGCTCGCCGAACTCACGAGTCAGGAGCGCGAGGTCTTCAACCTCATCGGCGAGGGCATGACCAACCGGCAGATCGCCGAGCGAATGTTCTTGGCGGAGAAGACGATCAAGAATTATGTATCACGCATCCTGGCCAAGCTGGACATGCAGCGGCGCACTCAGGTCGCGGTGATGGCGACGAAGCTGCGCGACGGGAAGACGCCCTAG
- a CDS encoding DUF6036 family nucleotidyltransferase, producing MVDVVLTADDIEKLLTALESALRRKGSEGRIFIVGGAAMVLAYNAGRSTGDIDGVMQPREVVLDAAREVAATYGLPQNWLSDGVLQMHMPPRADDHPLSRRIGPALTIEIASAEYVLAMKAMSTRLSDGDLKDAARLCAMLGFTDEAEIEAVIRRYYGSADVFGAQELWFERIIAAAAEGDF from the coding sequence ATGGTCGACGTGGTCCTCACCGCCGATGACATCGAAAAGCTGCTGACCGCGCTCGAGTCCGCACTTCGGCGAAAAGGGAGTGAGGGCCGCATCTTCATCGTCGGCGGTGCGGCGATGGTGCTGGCTTACAACGCGGGTCGTTCGACAGGCGACATCGACGGGGTCATGCAGCCGCGGGAGGTGGTGCTCGATGCGGCGCGTGAGGTTGCCGCGACGTATGGCCTGCCCCAGAACTGGCTGTCCGACGGGGTCCTCCAGATGCACATGCCCCCGCGTGCGGACGACCATCCGCTGTCGCGGCGCATCGGTCCTGCACTGACGATCGAGATCGCCTCGGCCGAGTACGTACTCGCCATGAAGGCGATGTCGACCAGATTGTCCGACGGTGACCTGAAGGACGCCGCACGGCTGTGTGCCATGCTGGGCTTCACCGACGAGGCGGAGATCGAGGCAGTCATCCGGCGCTACTATGGTTCAGCGGATGTCTTTGGGGCACAAGAGCTCTGGTTTGAGCGAATCATCGCGGCCGCCGCAGAAGGCGATTTCTAG